A genome region from Labilibaculum antarcticum includes the following:
- a CDS encoding glycosyltransferase family 4 protein, with translation MKIGIEGQRLYRKKKHGMDMVALELIKNLQLIDKENEYVIFVKPDEDNTCIPKADNFKIIELGGGPYPIWEQFALPKAAKAEGCDILHCTSNTGPLRSEVPLVTILHDIIYLESVSIFKKGGTWYQKIGNMYRRWVVPPVARKSKRVSTVSNFEKDRIKNFMGLGDNLVAIHNGVGEHFTPVNKKEILDEAKLRYKLPDNFMFFLGNTDPKKNTPNVLKAFAEFNATSPIKYKLVMLDYEENALRKILSDIGYPELRNDIHLTGYVVNTDLPAIISQCKVFLYPSLRESFGIPILEGMACGVPVITSNTSSMPEIAGDAALIVDPYKSEEIKLAISKILNDDAYRTELCKKGIERAKLFSWKNMAVEYLKLYKEVYAEINEPVKS, from the coding sequence ATGAAAATTGGTATTGAAGGTCAGAGGCTTTATCGAAAGAAAAAACATGGTATGGATATGGTTGCTCTCGAATTGATTAAGAATTTGCAATTGATTGATAAAGAGAATGAATATGTCATTTTTGTTAAGCCAGATGAAGATAATACTTGTATTCCTAAAGCAGATAATTTTAAAATTATAGAATTAGGAGGAGGACCTTATCCTATATGGGAGCAATTTGCATTACCAAAAGCAGCTAAAGCGGAAGGTTGCGATATTCTACATTGTACCAGCAATACAGGTCCATTGAGATCAGAGGTTCCTTTGGTTACAATTTTGCATGATATCATTTATTTAGAGAGTGTTAGTATTTTTAAGAAAGGCGGTACCTGGTATCAAAAAATAGGAAATATGTATCGCAGGTGGGTTGTGCCACCAGTTGCAAGAAAAAGCAAAAGAGTTTCTACAGTCTCGAATTTTGAGAAAGATAGAATAAAGAATTTCATGGGCTTAGGGGATAATTTGGTGGCTATACACAATGGCGTTGGCGAGCATTTTACTCCAGTAAACAAGAAGGAAATATTGGATGAAGCTAAGCTACGTTACAAACTGCCAGATAACTTTATGTTTTTCTTGGGAAATACAGATCCTAAAAAGAATACACCTAACGTTCTAAAGGCATTTGCTGAGTTTAATGCTACAAGCCCAATTAAGTATAAATTGGTAATGCTGGATTATGAGGAAAATGCGCTTCGAAAAATTCTATCAGATATAGGATATCCAGAACTTAGAAATGATATCCACCTAACGGGATACGTAGTAAACACAGATTTACCTGCAATTATTAGCCAATGTAAAGTGTTTTTATATCCTTCATTACGAGAGAGTTTTGGAATTCCAATATTGGAAGGAATGGCTTGTGGTGTTCCGGTTATTACTTCAAATACGTCATCGATGCCTGAAATAGCTGGAGATGCAGCATTAATTGTTGATCCATATAAGAGTGAGGAAATTAAGCTTGCCATTAGCAAAATATTGAACGATGATGCCTATAGAACTGAACTTTGTAAAAAGGGAATTGAACGAGCTAAATTGTTTTCCTGGAAGAATATGGCTGTTGAATATTTGAAACTCTACAAGGAAGTATATGCAGAAATAAATGAACCCGTAAAAAGCTAA
- a CDS encoding glycosyltransferase family 2 protein, which translates to MAYIEIIFWVALFIIFYSYLGYGILLYFIIKLRRIFGLAKKFEGNDDYQPEVTLFVAAFNEKDYVDEKVKNSKSLKYPQDKVKQVWVTDGSDDGTPEILRKYDGVEVYHEDARGGKIGAMNRGMQFVKSPIVIFSDGNTTLGEDSIQEIVNLFKDPKVGCVSGEKRIYQKDSDAAAGAGEGLYWKYESTLKKWDAEWYSVVGAAGELFAIRTELWEEVEKDTLLDDFIISLRVAMSGYTIQYNPNAYAIETASANVKEELKRKIRISAGGIQSVVRLSPLLNLFKYGRLSFQYISHRVLRWTLTPLLLLVIIPLNFMLAYNSGMNPMNIYTLLFYAQIVFYAAALIGWFLENRRIKVKALFVPYYFFIMNLSVFLGFRRYIKGNQSVKWERAKRG; encoded by the coding sequence ATGGCATACATAGAAATTATATTTTGGGTAGCCCTTTTTATTATTTTTTACTCGTATTTAGGCTACGGAATTTTACTTTATTTTATCATTAAGCTGAGAAGAATATTTGGTTTGGCTAAGAAATTTGAAGGCAATGATGATTATCAACCAGAGGTAACTCTTTTTGTTGCTGCTTTCAATGAAAAAGATTACGTAGATGAAAAAGTAAAGAACTCAAAAAGTCTGAAGTATCCACAAGATAAAGTAAAACAGGTTTGGGTAACCGATGGTTCGGATGATGGAACTCCGGAGATATTAAGAAAATATGATGGAGTGGAAGTTTATCACGAAGATGCACGAGGAGGTAAAATTGGTGCAATGAATCGTGGAATGCAATTTGTAAAATCACCAATTGTAATTTTTTCGGATGGAAATACTACTTTGGGTGAAGATTCTATTCAAGAGATCGTTAATCTTTTTAAAGACCCAAAAGTAGGTTGTGTTTCAGGAGAGAAGCGAATTTATCAGAAAGATTCCGATGCTGCAGCTGGTGCCGGAGAAGGTTTGTATTGGAAATATGAATCAACATTAAAAAAATGGGATGCGGAATGGTATTCTGTTGTTGGTGCAGCTGGTGAATTGTTTGCTATTAGAACTGAGCTGTGGGAAGAGGTAGAGAAAGATACTTTGCTTGATGATTTTATTATCTCATTACGAGTTGCAATGTCAGGATACACGATTCAGTATAATCCCAATGCTTATGCAATTGAAACAGCATCAGCCAATGTTAAGGAAGAATTAAAACGTAAAATTCGTATATCTGCAGGAGGAATTCAGTCTGTAGTGAGATTGAGTCCACTTTTGAATTTGTTTAAATATGGACGACTTTCATTTCAATACATTTCGCATAGAGTACTGCGATGGACCTTAACTCCTTTATTATTGTTGGTGATTATTCCACTCAATTTTATGTTGGCCTATAATTCAGGAATGAATCCAATGAACATTTATACACTTCTGTTTTATGCACAGATTGTCTTTTACGCAGCCGCTTTAATTGGTTGGTTTCTTGAGAATAGAAGAATTAAGGTCA